In Juglans microcarpa x Juglans regia isolate MS1-56 chromosome 7D, Jm3101_v1.0, whole genome shotgun sequence, the following are encoded in one genomic region:
- the LOC121239808 gene encoding glucan endo-1,3-beta-glucosidase-like isoform X1, with protein MVGLLDAKDSKAPMAPIFLLLGFLISSLELTGAQSVGVCYGKNGNNLPADGEVIELYKSNGIGRMRIYEPDQSILNALRGSNIELIIGISNNNLEALTDAAAATNWVEKNVRNYWPEVKFRYIAVGNEVHPNENEAQFVLPAMQNILNATASANFNDRIKVSTAIDTTLLGNSYPPSEGSFSDSASSYINPIIKFLVKNGAPLLANLYPYFSYITNPQAISLPYALFTSQSVVMMDGNHGYRNLFDAMLDSLYSALERAGAPDLQIVVSESGWPSEGGATASIQNAGTYYKNLINHVKGGTPKRPGHAIETYLFAMFDENQKSAATAIERHFGLFLPDKQPKYQISFGNSIFCVGRGIFVSIL; from the exons ATGGTTGGCTTACTCGACGCAAAAGATAGCAAAGCTCCTATGGCTCCCATATTCCTACTTCTTGGTTTTCTGATATCGAGCCTAGAATTAACAg GTGCACAATCTGTCGGTGTATGTTATGGAAAAAATGGCAATAATCTACCAGCTGATGGAGAAGTCATAGAACTATATAAAAGCAATGGCATTGGAAGAATGCGGATATATGAACCAGATCAATCAATTCTCAACGCCCTTAGAGGATCAAACATAGAACTCATCATTGGCATCTCTAACAACAACCTTGAAGCCCTCACTGATGCTGCAGCTGCAACAAATTGGGTCGAGAAGAACGTCAGAAACTACTGGCCGGAAGTAAAGTTTCGATACATTGCTGTTGGGAACGAAGTACATCCTAATGAAAATGAAGCCCAATTTGTTCTACCTGCCATGCAAAACATTCTTAATGCAACTGCATCTGCCAATTTTAATGACCGAATAAAGGTGTCAACAGCCATAGACACAACTTTGCTGGGAAATTCCTACCCTCCATCAGAAGGCTCATTCAGTGACTCTGCAAGTTCATATATAAACCCAATCATCAAATTCCTTGTCAAGAATGGTGCACCACTTCTAGCCAATTTGTACCCCTACTTTAGCTATATAACTAACCCTCAAGCCATCAGCCTTCCATATGCCTTATTTACTTCACAAAGCGTTGTGATGATGGATGGTAATCATGGATACAGGAATCTCTTTGATGCAATGTTGGATTCTCTGTACTCTGCTCTTGAGAGAGCCGGTGCACCTGATTTGCAGATTGTAGTATCAGAGAGCGGTTGGCCATCAGAAGGTGGTGCTACAGCTTCAATACAAAATGCAGGCACTTACTACAAGAATTTGATTAATCATGTGAAGGGTGGGACTCCTAAGAGGCCTGGACATGCAATAGAAACATATTTGTTCGCCATGTTTGACGAAAACCAGAAGAGCGCGGCCACAGCAATTGAAAGacattttggtctcttcttacctGACAAACAACCCAAGTACCAAATCAGTTTTGGCAATAGTATTTTCTGCGTGGGAAGAGGAATCTTTGTGAGTATACTATAG
- the LOC121238345 gene encoding glucan endo-1,3-beta-glucosidase, basic vacuolar isoform-like, with protein sequence MHNPSVFAREEVAMQTIYHLSRKLLSLCKTHGIGKMRIYSPYPEILQPLGDSNMELIVGVPKDTFQDLADPSAAADWVQMNVKSYSSNVKLKYIAVGNELDPTAQFVLPCDSFQRNKKNNSSNVKFKYISVGNEIDPTDGAAQFVLPVMQNIYKAIADAGLQNQIKVSTAVSTNLLGVFDPPSAAAFSDKARTFIEPIISFLVSTGAPLLANIYPYYRVKYNNQSLPFALFTATDVVVQVGKLGYRNLFDALMDALYYAIEKINAGSLEIVVSESGWPSAGGAVETIENAGTYYRNLVNHVKGGTPKRPGKAIETYLLGLFDENLKEKEVDRHFGLFFGNKTAKYSTSFT encoded by the coding sequence ATGCACAATCCATCGGTGTTTGCTAGGGAGGAAGTGGCAATGCAAACAATTTACCACCTGAGTCGGAAGCTGTTAAGTCTCTGCAAAACACATGGCATTGGAAAGATGCGCATTTACTCTCCATATCCAGAAATTCTTCAACCCCTTGGAGACTCCAACATGGAACTCATCGTTGGAGTCCCTAAGGACACCTTTCAAGACCTTGCCGACCCTTCAGCTGCAGCTGATTGGGTCCAGATGAATGTAAAAAGCTATTCTTCCAATGTCAAGCTCAAGTACATTGCTGTTGGAAACGAATTAGATCCAACAGCTCAGTTTGTTCTACCGTGTGATTCATTCCAgaggaataaaaaaaacaattcctcCAATGTCAAGTTCAAGTACATTAGCGTTGGAAACGAAATAGATCCAACGGATGGAGCAGCTCAGTTTGTCCTTCCCGTAATGCAAAACATTTACAAAGCAATTGCAGATGCTGGTCTGCAAAACCAAATCAAGGTCTCAACGGCGGTGAGCACAAATTTGTTGGGTGTTTTTGATCCTCCATCGGCAGCTGCTTTCAGTGACAAGGCAAGGACATTCATCGAGCCAATCATTAGTTTCCTGGTCAGTACTGGGGCACCACTCCTTGCCAACATCTACCCTTATTACAGAGTTAAATACAACAACCAATCACTCCCCTTTGCCTTATTTACTGCAACAGATGTTGTCGTGCAAGTTGGCAAGCTAGGGTACAGAAATCTCTTTGATGCCTTGATGGATGCTTTGTATTATGCTATTGAGAAAATAAATGCAGGAAGTTTGGAAATTGTGGTGTCAGAGAGTGGCTGGCCATCTGCTGGTGGTGCTGTGGAAACTATTGAGAATGCAGGCACTTATTATAGGAATTTGGTTAATCATGTGAAAGGAGGGACTCCAAAAAGGCCAGGAAAGGCCATAGAAACTTATTTGCTTGGCTTGTTTGATGAGAACCTCAAGGAAAAGGAAGTTGATAGACACTTTGGCCTATTCTTTGGCAATAAAACGGCAAAGTATAGTACGAGTTTCACTTGA
- the LOC121239808 gene encoding glucan endo-1,3-beta-glucosidase-like isoform X2, which translates to MVGLLDAKDSKAPMAPIFLLLGFLISSLELTADGEVIELYKSNGIGRMRIYEPDQSILNALRGSNIELIIGISNNNLEALTDAAAATNWVEKNVRNYWPEVKFRYIAVGNEVHPNENEAQFVLPAMQNILNATASANFNDRIKVSTAIDTTLLGNSYPPSEGSFSDSASSYINPIIKFLVKNGAPLLANLYPYFSYITNPQAISLPYALFTSQSVVMMDGNHGYRNLFDAMLDSLYSALERAGAPDLQIVVSESGWPSEGGATASIQNAGTYYKNLINHVKGGTPKRPGHAIETYLFAMFDENQKSAATAIERHFGLFLPDKQPKYQISFGNSIFCVGRGIFVSIL; encoded by the exons ATGGTTGGCTTACTCGACGCAAAAGATAGCAAAGCTCCTATGGCTCCCATATTCCTACTTCTTGGTTTTCTGATATCGAGCCTAGAATTAACAg CTGATGGAGAAGTCATAGAACTATATAAAAGCAATGGCATTGGAAGAATGCGGATATATGAACCAGATCAATCAATTCTCAACGCCCTTAGAGGATCAAACATAGAACTCATCATTGGCATCTCTAACAACAACCTTGAAGCCCTCACTGATGCTGCAGCTGCAACAAATTGGGTCGAGAAGAACGTCAGAAACTACTGGCCGGAAGTAAAGTTTCGATACATTGCTGTTGGGAACGAAGTACATCCTAATGAAAATGAAGCCCAATTTGTTCTACCTGCCATGCAAAACATTCTTAATGCAACTGCATCTGCCAATTTTAATGACCGAATAAAGGTGTCAACAGCCATAGACACAACTTTGCTGGGAAATTCCTACCCTCCATCAGAAGGCTCATTCAGTGACTCTGCAAGTTCATATATAAACCCAATCATCAAATTCCTTGTCAAGAATGGTGCACCACTTCTAGCCAATTTGTACCCCTACTTTAGCTATATAACTAACCCTCAAGCCATCAGCCTTCCATATGCCTTATTTACTTCACAAAGCGTTGTGATGATGGATGGTAATCATGGATACAGGAATCTCTTTGATGCAATGTTGGATTCTCTGTACTCTGCTCTTGAGAGAGCCGGTGCACCTGATTTGCAGATTGTAGTATCAGAGAGCGGTTGGCCATCAGAAGGTGGTGCTACAGCTTCAATACAAAATGCAGGCACTTACTACAAGAATTTGATTAATCATGTGAAGGGTGGGACTCCTAAGAGGCCTGGACATGCAATAGAAACATATTTGTTCGCCATGTTTGACGAAAACCAGAAGAGCGCGGCCACAGCAATTGAAAGacattttggtctcttcttacctGACAAACAACCCAAGTACCAAATCAGTTTTGGCAATAGTATTTTCTGCGTGGGAAGAGGAATCTTTGTGAGTATACTATAG